The genomic DNA ACAGCGCCGCGATCCGCTTCTACCAGCGGTTCGGCTTCACGGCGCTGTCGATCGAGCTAACCCTTGACGTTGATTAGCTTCTCCTTCAACGCGGCGACCAGAGCGTCGTCCGCACCGAGTTCCTTCTCCGCGTACCCCTGCACGGAGCCGTAGCCGGTCTTGAGATCAGCGATGAACAGCTCCATCGGTTCCTTGGGCGCGCGGGCATACGCGGGCCACGACAACTCCCGGCCGGGATAGAACGCCTTCCAGTCCGCGATCAACCGCTGGGTCGCCAACTCCGTGAGCGCGAAGTCGTCCAGCACGTTCTCCTCGGACACCCCGATCAGACTGAGGACGAGCATCGCGATGATGCCAGTCCGGTCCTTGCCGGAGGCGCAGTGGAAGACGGTCGTCCCGGACTCCGGATCGGCGATGACGTCCAGAACTCCGCGGATCTCCTTGACGCCGTCCTGCGCGACCTCCATATAGCGGTCGGCAAGGAAGCGCCACGGGTCGAAGCCGTCCCCCAGCGCGCCCTGGTCGTACGGCTGGTGCTCGATGCTCAGATTCACGTAGTGCAGCCCCGGGAACTCCGGCACCCGGCCGGACTGCTCGATCTCCCACGGGTACCGCAGATCGACGACCGTGTTGACGTCCAGCGCGCGGAAACGCTCGACATCGGCGGACTCGCTCAGCTTCCGGAGGTTGTCCGACCGGTACAGCACGCCCCACTTCGTGGCGCCCCCGTCCGCGACCTGATAGCCGCCGAGGTCGCGGAAGTTGTGCAGGCGCTGGAATTCCACGTGTCGGGTCATGAGCCCCAGTGTGGATCACCGCCGGCGGTTATGCGGTGTCGGCCCCGGCCCCGGCCCCGGCATCGTCATACCGCGCCTGCGCGGCCACGACCTCCGGCATCCGGCCCTCCAGGAACCGCACCAGCTCCTTCAGCCGGTCCGAAGTCTCCACGCCCAGCGGCGTCAGCTGGTACTCCACTCGCGGCGGCATCGTCGACTGCACCTCGCGGGCGACGAAACCGTCCCGCTCCAGGGCCTGCAGCCCCTGGGACAGCATCTTCTCGCTGACCCCGTCGACCCGGCGGCGCAGCTCGTTGAACCGGACCGGTCCCTCGCGCAGCACCATCATGATGAGCGTGCCCCAGCGGCCGGTCACGTGCTCCAGCGTCCGGCGCGTCGGACAGCTCGCCTGCAGGACGTCGTAGGCCATCTCGATGGCGCGCTCTTCCGGATCGGACACCTCGGCGCGCGTACTCATGCGCTCCACGGTACCTCACGCGCTTTCCATGCGGTAGTGCTGCGCCATGGGTTGCACTTTCTATAAGTTAGTGCCATCGTCGGTACCGCACTAACCAAGAGAAAGCGCCCCACGGGGCCGCCGCCCGACCCTGAGGAGTCCCCATGACCATCGCCATCACCGCCGCCGGCGGCCACCTCGGCCGGCTCGTCGTCGAGGACCTGCTGCAGCGCGGGGTCCCGGCCGGCCAGATCCGGGCGATAGTCCGCACCCCGGAGAAGGTCCAGGACCTCGCCGACCGCGGCGTGCAGGTCGTACGCGGCGACTACGCCGACGTCCCGGGTCTGACCGAGGCGCTGCGCGGCGCCGACAAGTGGATCTTCATCTCCTCCAGCGGCCCCGACGAGGACCGCCTCAGCAACCACCTGTCCGCGCTCCGGGCGGGCCGGGCGGCCGGCGTCGGGCACGTGATCTACACCTCGATCCCGAAGGCCGAGACCAACCCGATCAAGTTCGCCTCGGTCCACAAGAACACCGAGGCCGCGATCAAGGAGTCGGGCCTGCCGCACACGTTCCTGCGGAACAACTGGTACTGGGAGAACCTGACCGCGAGCCTGCCGGCCTCCGTCGAGCACGGCGCGATCATCGGCTCGGTCGGCACGGGCCTGACCGCCTTCGCCTCCCGGGCCGACTACGCGGCCGCGGCGGCCGTCGTGGCCACCACCGAGGGCCACGAGGGCAAGGTCTACGAGCTCACCGGCGACAAGGCCCACAGCTATGCCGAGATCGCCGCCGAGGTCTCGCGCCAGACCGGCAAGGAGGTGGCGGCGGTGAACCTGGACCCGGAGGAGTACCGCGCGACGCTGGCCGGCTTCGGCCTTCCGGCCTTCCTGGCCGAGGGCCTGGCCGACGCCGACACGAAGATCGCCGAGGGCGCGCTGGCCGACGTGACGGACACCCTCAGCACCCTGATCGGCCGCCCGACCACCACGGTCGCCGAGGCCGTGACGGACGCACTGAAGGCCTGATCCCGCCTAGAGAAACGCCGAGTCCGCCGGTCTCCTCCTCGGAGACCGGCGGACTCTTCCGTTCATTCGGACCGGTGCGGACCGGCGGCGGCACCCCGGCTCACACCGCCGTCGCGGCGTGGTGGCACCCCAACTCACACCGCCGTCGCGGCGTGGTCGGCGGCGGGCTCCACCGAAGAGGTCTTCTTGCCCTTCTTGCCGGTCTTCCCAGCCTTCTCGGCCTTCTCCTTCTTCGGTGCCGGCGGCAGGACCGGCTCGTTGCGCATCGCCCGGAAGGCGAAGACCGCGGTGAGGAGCAGCAGGCCCGAGCCGACCACGGCCGTGGTGTGCAGACCCGAGGCGTAGGCGTCGCGGGCCGTCGTCAGCAGGGCGTGCGTGGCCGAGCCGGGGAACTGCGCGGCCAGGGCGTCCGCGCCGCCGACGGTCTCGTGGCCGGCACGCAGCGCCGCCTCCGGCACGCCCGCCGCGCCGACGGTCCGCATCTTGTGGTGGTAGATCGCGGCGCCGATGCTGCCCAGCAGCGCCATGCCCAGCGAGCTGCCGAGCTCCGCGCCGGTCTCGTTCAGCGCCGAGGCCGAGCCGGCCCGCTCGGGCGGGGCCGCGGCCATCACCATGTTCCCCACGATGCTCTGCGCCGCCACCACGCCGCCGGCCGCGACGCCCGCGCCGACCATCAGCACCACGATGGGATTGCCCGGACGGGCCATGGTCAGCACCAGCGCGCCGGCCGCCGAGACCAGGAAGGCCACGCCGATGATCCGGGCCGGCCGGACCTTGGTGGTCAGCGCTCCGGTGACGCCCATGCCCACGCTGATGAACGGCATCGCGGCCATCGACCACAGCGCCGCGGTGAACGGCCGCATCCCGGCCACCGACTGCAGGTACTGCGTGTTGAACAGGCTGAAGCCCATCAGGACGAAGTTGCCGCACAGGTTCACCAGCATCGGCGCCCGGAAGCTGGGCTTGCGGAAGAGCTCCATGTCGATCAGCGGGTTCTTGGCGGTGTGCTGCCGGATCACGAAGGCGACGCCCAGGGCGATGCCGAAGGCCAGCGCCGCGGCGGCGGTCACGCTGAAGCCGTCCACCGCCAGCTGCTTGATGCCGTACACCGCCGGGAAGATGGCGGCCATCGACAGCACCGAGCCCAGGACGTCGAACCGGTGGCCGGACGCCGCGGCCTTGTACTCGGGCAGCAGCAGCGGGCCGAGGATCAGCAGCAGCCCCATCGCCGGCAGGTTGATCAGGAACACCGACCCCCACCAGAAGTGGTTCAGCAGCACGCCGCCCACGATCGGGCCCAGCGTCACGCCGCCGATCAGGCCGCCGGTCCACAGCGAGATGGCGGTCTGCCGCTGCTTGGGGTCGTGGAACATGTTGCGGATCAAGGCCATCGTCGAGGGCATCAGCGTCGCGCCGGCCACGCCGAGCAGCGCCCGGGTGCCGATGAGCACCTCCGCGCTGCCGGAGTAGGCCGCGACGACCGAGGCGGCGCCGAAGGCCGTGGCACCGATCAGCAGCAGCCGGCGCCGGCCGATGCGGTCGCCGATGGCGCCCATCGTGATCAGCAGGCCGGCCAGCGCGAAGCCGTAGGCGTCCATGATCCACAGCTGCTGGGTGGCGCTGGGCTTGAGCGAGGCGCTGATGAACGGCAGCCCGAACAGCAGCACCGACATGTCCATCGAGATGAGCAGACACGGCAGGACCAGCACGGCCAGCCCGATCCACTCCTTGCGGCCGGCACGCTGGGCCGGGACGTTTTCAGGGCTCTGGGTCGTCGTCATGGGATGACCGTACAGCCGTCTTGGACGCTTGTGCAAGACCTATGTTCAAGACTGGCGTGCAAGACACGCGTACGAGACATTCGTCTAAGACTGCGGTAGGCTCGGCCCATGAGCAACCGTGACGACCTCCTCGCGGGGGCCAAGAAGTGTCTGCTGGAGAAGGGCTACTCGCGGACCACCGCGCGGGACATCGCCCAGGCCTCGGGCGTCAGCCTGGCCGCCATCGGCTACCACTTCGGGTCCAAGGACGCGCTGATGAACGAGGCGATGTTCCAGGCCATCGGGGAATGGGGCGACCACCTGGAGGAGGCCTTCGCCAAGGCCGGGCCCGACCTGTCCGTCCAGGAGCGCTTCGCGCGCGTCTACGACGACGTCTCCACGACCTTCGACCAGAACCAGCCGCTGTGGATGGCCAGCTTCGAGCTGATCCTGCAGCTCGACCACATCCCCGGCGCGCGCGAGATGTTCA from Catenulispora sp. MAP5-51 includes the following:
- a CDS encoding tyrosine-protein phosphatase, with the translated sequence MTRHVEFQRLHNFRDLGGYQVADGGATKWGVLYRSDNLRKLSESADVERFRALDVNTVVDLRYPWEIEQSGRVPEFPGLHYVNLSIEHQPYDQGALGDGFDPWRFLADRYMEVAQDGVKEIRGVLDVIADPESGTTVFHCASGKDRTGIIAMLVLSLIGVSEENVLDDFALTELATQRLIADWKAFYPGRELSWPAYARAPKEPMELFIADLKTGYGSVQGYAEKELGADDALVAALKEKLINVKG
- a CDS encoding winged helix-turn-helix transcriptional regulator; its protein translation is MSTRAEVSDPEERAIEMAYDVLQASCPTRRTLEHVTGRWGTLIMMVLREGPVRFNELRRRVDGVSEKMLSQGLQALERDGFVAREVQSTMPPRVEYQLTPLGVETSDRLKELVRFLEGRMPEVVAAQARYDDAGAGAGADTA
- a CDS encoding SDR family oxidoreductase, coding for MTIAITAAGGHLGRLVVEDLLQRGVPAGQIRAIVRTPEKVQDLADRGVQVVRGDYADVPGLTEALRGADKWIFISSSGPDEDRLSNHLSALRAGRAAGVGHVIYTSIPKAETNPIKFASVHKNTEAAIKESGLPHTFLRNNWYWENLTASLPASVEHGAIIGSVGTGLTAFASRADYAAAAAVVATTEGHEGKVYELTGDKAHSYAEIAAEVSRQTGKEVAAVNLDPEEYRATLAGFGLPAFLAEGLADADTKIAEGALADVTDTLSTLIGRPTTTVAEAVTDALKA
- a CDS encoding MFS transporter — translated: MTTTQSPENVPAQRAGRKEWIGLAVLVLPCLLISMDMSVLLFGLPFISASLKPSATQQLWIMDAYGFALAGLLITMGAIGDRIGRRRLLLIGATAFGAASVVAAYSGSAEVLIGTRALLGVAGATLMPSTMALIRNMFHDPKQRQTAISLWTGGLIGGVTLGPIVGGVLLNHFWWGSVFLINLPAMGLLLILGPLLLPEYKAAASGHRFDVLGSVLSMAAIFPAVYGIKQLAVDGFSVTAAAALAFGIALGVAFVIRQHTAKNPLIDMELFRKPSFRAPMLVNLCGNFVLMGFSLFNTQYLQSVAGMRPFTAALWSMAAMPFISVGMGVTGALTTKVRPARIIGVAFLVSAAGALVLTMARPGNPIVVLMVGAGVAAGGVVAAQSIVGNMVMAAAPPERAGSASALNETGAELGSSLGMALLGSIGAAIYHHKMRTVGAAGVPEAALRAGHETVGGADALAAQFPGSATHALLTTARDAYASGLHTTAVVGSGLLLLTAVFAFRAMRNEPVLPPAPKKEKAEKAGKTGKKGKKTSSVEPAADHAATAV
- a CDS encoding TetR/AcrR family transcriptional regulator — its product is MSNRDDLLAGAKKCLLEKGYSRTTARDIAQASGVSLAAIGYHFGSKDALMNEAMFQAIGEWGDHLEEAFAKAGPDLSVQERFARVYDDVSTTFDQNQPLWMASFELILQLDHIPGAREMFKNAIPEARKGLANLILGIPEEDLDRDRELGAGAVLYSLMAGLLIQRFADADRTPTGADMARGLRQLADVLEGSEKAGSEKAAAVS